Proteins from a single region of Phycisphaeraceae bacterium D3-23:
- a CDS encoding universal stress protein, which yields MKSRILVAVSSPWASEKLVGPIADMANRLDAEVYVAHVATLQEADEHEADATQRGEQTLALLTEGLHDAGVTAEGIMLFSDDTAKAILNTAHARNCTLIVLGLTGKGVLKRLIAGDVPANIIRAADMPVMLCPANWDGNI from the coding sequence TTGAAGAGCCGTATCCTCGTTGCTGTGTCGTCCCCCTGGGCCAGTGAAAAACTGGTCGGCCCGATCGCGGACATGGCCAACCGGCTCGACGCCGAGGTCTACGTCGCCCACGTCGCCACCCTCCAGGAAGCCGACGAGCACGAGGCGGACGCGACCCAGCGCGGCGAGCAGACGCTTGCACTGCTGACCGAGGGGCTCCACGACGCGGGCGTCACCGCCGAAGGCATCATGCTCTTCTCCGACGACACCGCCAAGGCCATCCTCAACACCGCACACGCCCGCAACTGCACCCTCATCGTGCTCGGCCTCACCGGCAAGGGCGTCCTCAAACGCCTCATCGCCGGCGATGTCCCCGCCAACATCATCCGCGCCGCGGACATGCCCGTCATGCTCTGCCCCGCGAACTGGGACGGCAATATCTAG
- a CDS encoding esterase-like activity of phytase family protein, translating into MRQRITTRLALAAVACLSAAPALADIEISAAGQSQTQVAFDGVHELSGITFLGGDQYLLVADQGGLLVSATIAIDLATGQFATTPTLDSVTALAFTGGPDLEGIAYDPRDHSILVSNEADHTITRFDADDATLLGSVAVPAVYLQAAGNRSLEALSMDPHGHTLWTSNEEALTVDGPLATDSEGTLVRLQQFDAQGEASAQFAYRTDPHRASGASQARNGVADLIALPDGRVIVMERDLGGGILTFQNHFYLVDTTDATDTSDLDGLIGETFTAAEKTHLFTYSAGFSNYEGVTLGPRLDNGDYALVLVADDGGGGGFNAQALTTLRLSGINLPGDLDGDWLVGAADLDIILAHWGQTVDAGVLLQGDADGNATVDQQDLDIVLTHWGDGDPPEVVIPEPAGLLGLGAGLMLCGKRTR; encoded by the coding sequence ATGCGCCAACGAATCACCACACGCCTCGCGCTCGCCGCGGTCGCCTGCCTGAGCGCGGCCCCCGCGCTGGCAGATATCGAAATCTCCGCGGCCGGACAAAGCCAGACACAGGTCGCATTCGACGGCGTCCACGAGCTCAGCGGCATCACATTCCTCGGCGGCGACCAGTACCTTCTCGTCGCCGACCAGGGCGGCCTGCTCGTCAGCGCGACGATCGCCATCGACCTCGCCACCGGCCAATTCGCCACGACGCCCACGCTCGACTCCGTCACCGCGCTCGCCTTCACCGGCGGCCCCGACCTCGAGGGGATCGCTTACGACCCGCGCGACCACAGCATCCTCGTCAGCAACGAGGCCGACCACACCATCACCCGCTTCGACGCCGACGACGCCACGTTGCTGGGTTCGGTCGCGGTACCGGCCGTGTATCTCCAGGCCGCAGGCAACCGCTCGCTCGAAGCGCTCTCGATGGACCCGCACGGGCACACACTCTGGACATCCAACGAAGAAGCCCTCACCGTCGACGGCCCACTCGCCACCGACAGCGAAGGCACGCTCGTCCGCCTCCAACAGTTCGACGCTCAGGGCGAAGCCAGCGCCCAGTTCGCCTACCGCACCGACCCCCACCGCGCCTCGGGCGCGTCCCAAGCCCGCAACGGCGTCGCCGACCTGATCGCCCTGCCCGATGGCCGAGTCATCGTGATGGAACGCGACCTGGGCGGCGGCATCCTCACCTTTCAGAACCACTTCTACCTCGTCGATACCACCGACGCGACAGACACCAGCGACCTCGATGGGCTCATCGGCGAGACCTTCACCGCCGCCGAGAAGACCCACCTCTTCACCTACAGCGCCGGCTTCTCGAACTACGAAGGCGTTACGCTGGGCCCGCGCCTCGACAACGGCGACTACGCCCTCGTCCTCGTCGCAGACGACGGCGGCGGCGGCGGGTTCAACGCCCAGGCCCTCACCACCCTCCGGCTCTCGGGCATCAACCTGCCCGGCGACCTCGACGGCGACTGGCTCGTCGGCGCGGCCGACCTCGACATCATCCTCGCCCACTGGGGCCAAACCGTCGACGCCGGCGTCCTGCTCCAGGGCGACGCGGATGGCAACGCCACCGTCGACCAGCAGGACCTCGACATCGTCCTCACCCATTGGGGCGACGGCGACCCCCCGGAAGTCGTCATCCCCGAACCCGCCGGCCTGCTCGGCCTCGGCGCGGGGCTGATGCTGTGCGGCAAACGGACACGGTAA
- a CDS encoding cation:proton antiporter, with translation MPLLDTSTNLLAAGAALTPGEITRLLLAIAALLGFARIFGELCRKFNQPAVLGEILAGIVLGPTVFMAISVSGYSWLFPGEGATFIATEGLFTLSAALLLFVVGLEVDLSAVIRQGKAMVSVSAFGIAIPLAIGFTVAWFWPGVLGPGESAGNNPYAFGIFVGLALSITALPVIAKILMDLNLSRSDMGVLVISSAMCNDLVGWIGFAVVLALIATGADGGSNLGVPATIGITLAFLAAMLTIGRWIAHWVLPWVQARWSWPGGVISLVFVIAMVCGAFTEFLGIHSIFGAFIAGVVIGDSHHLRQRTRDTIHQFIMNIFAPLFFASIGLRVDFVDAFKWDTVLIVCTIALIGKVNGCYLGAKIAKMSNRESWAVGFGMAAQGAVGIILGQLANKAGLISDELMVAIVIMALGTSMLAGPVMQRILQLKTQRHLNDMLTDRQIMMDPETSDIESLLRVMSSRANEVTGLDEEVIFKEVWSRERIMHTALPNGLAVPHARLDELAKPTVILARSHRGVDFDAADGMNARLIFMLLTPTDQPETQLELLSLVAKTFDSDTVRARCLAANNATELRAVLNQAAAEETASQHHDDETLGM, from the coding sequence ATGCCTCTGCTTGACACCTCAACAAACCTCCTCGCCGCTGGTGCGGCGCTGACGCCCGGCGAGATTACGCGCCTGCTGCTCGCGATCGCCGCGCTGCTTGGTTTTGCGCGCATCTTTGGTGAGCTATGCCGGAAGTTCAATCAGCCCGCCGTGCTGGGTGAGATCCTCGCCGGCATCGTCCTTGGGCCTACGGTGTTCATGGCGATCTCCGTCTCTGGTTACAGTTGGCTCTTCCCCGGCGAGGGCGCTACATTCATCGCGACCGAGGGCCTGTTCACGCTCTCGGCCGCGCTGCTGCTGTTCGTCGTCGGGCTCGAGGTCGACCTCTCGGCCGTGATCCGTCAGGGCAAGGCGATGGTCTCGGTCAGCGCGTTCGGGATCGCCATCCCGCTCGCGATCGGCTTCACGGTCGCATGGTTCTGGCCCGGAGTGCTCGGCCCTGGCGAGAGCGCAGGCAACAACCCCTACGCTTTTGGCATCTTCGTCGGCCTCGCACTCTCCATCACCGCGCTGCCCGTCATCGCCAAAATCCTCATGGACCTCAACCTCTCACGCTCCGATATGGGGGTGTTGGTCATCAGTTCCGCGATGTGCAACGACCTGGTCGGCTGGATCGGGTTCGCCGTCGTCCTCGCGCTCATCGCCACCGGCGCAGACGGGGGCAGCAACCTCGGCGTCCCCGCCACGATCGGCATCACCCTCGCCTTCCTCGCGGCGATGCTCACAATCGGCCGATGGATCGCGCACTGGGTCCTGCCATGGGTCCAGGCCCGGTGGTCCTGGCCCGGCGGGGTGATCTCGCTGGTCTTCGTCATCGCCATGGTCTGCGGCGCGTTTACCGAGTTCCTCGGCATCCACTCGATCTTCGGCGCGTTCATCGCCGGCGTCGTCATCGGCGACTCGCACCACCTGCGCCAGCGCACCCGCGACACGATCCACCAGTTCATCATGAACATCTTCGCGCCGCTGTTCTTCGCGTCCATCGGGCTGCGGGTGGACTTTGTCGACGCGTTCAAGTGGGACACGGTCCTGATCGTCTGCACGATCGCCCTCATCGGCAAGGTCAACGGCTGCTACCTCGGCGCGAAGATCGCGAAGATGAGCAACCGCGAGTCGTGGGCGGTCGGCTTCGGCATGGCGGCGCAGGGCGCGGTGGGCATCATCCTCGGCCAGCTCGCGAACAAGGCGGGCCTCATCAGCGACGAGCTCATGGTCGCCATCGTCATCATGGCGCTGGGCACCTCGATGCTCGCCGGGCCTGTGATGCAGCGTATCTTGCAGCTCAAGACCCAGCGCCACCTCAACGACATGCTGACCGACCGGCAGATCATGATGGACCCCGAGACGTCGGACATCGAGTCGCTGCTGCGTGTGATGTCCAGCCGGGCCAACGAGGTCACCGGGCTCGACGAGGAGGTCATCTTCAAAGAGGTCTGGTCCCGCGAGCGCATCATGCACACCGCGCTGCCCAATGGGTTGGCTGTGCCGCACGCCCGGCTTGATGAGCTGGCGAAGCCGACGGTCATCCTCGCGCGTTCACACCGCGGGGTGGACTTCGACGCCGCCGACGGCATGAACGCCCGGCTGATTTTTATGCTGCTCACCCCGACCGACCAGCCCGAGACGCAGCTGGAGCTGTTGTCGCTGGTTGCCAAGACCTTCGACAGCGACACCGTCCGCGCCCGCTGCCTCGCCGCGAACAACGCGACCGAACTGCGGGCGGTCCTGAACCAGGCCGCCGCCGAAGAGACGGCGAGCCAGCATCATGATGATGAGACGTTGGGGATGTAG
- a CDS encoding cation:proton antiporter, which translates to MLPLAAGSLTPSEITVFLLALAALLGTARLLGEVARKLGQPAVLGEILAGVLLGATVLANIYPPAYDYLFPKYLYDHASGEQVYYDQVDPETQAIVYEEEVDAVTGEVLHIAVPGEPAPSLVLVGLDAFSVLCVCLLLLVAGLEVDLSIVTRQGKAAGFVSLTGMVVPFAFGFALALAVPGLIGYDSDSDKLIPFALFLGIAMSITALPVIAKILLDLKMFRSDMGMLIMSSAMINDLLGWVGFAIVLSLILPPGESAIPLHFVIPATLLFVGLILTVGRWLADRAIPLVQAHSSWPGGILGFVFTLALLCAALTEWIGIHAIFGAFLAGVALGDSKHLKPQTRKTIEQIVTYIFAPIFFAGVALRVDFLANFDLVAVLLVLSIAIAGKAVGCYAGAKWAGMSRRESWAVGFGMSARGAMEIILGQIALNFGLITQELFVAVVVMAIVTSVIAGPLMQKALGLKQDKRLLDVLGSKHFAGTLSSGTREAAIRELSAFASDTVKLDSAVIAKAVIAREALVSTGLANGIAVPHARLAGLAEPAVFVGISPPGIDFEASDGQPAEIICLLLTPADDQRSQIELLRMVADAFQTRATRRSAVEAQGYTQFRAALTIGSSDADEH; encoded by the coding sequence ATGCTCCCGCTGGCCGCCGGGTCTTTGACCCCTTCTGAGATCACGGTGTTTCTTTTGGCCCTTGCGGCGCTCCTGGGGACGGCGCGTCTGCTGGGTGAGGTCGCTCGAAAGCTGGGTCAGCCCGCGGTGCTCGGGGAGATCCTGGCCGGGGTGTTGCTCGGCGCGACGGTGCTGGCCAATATATATCCGCCGGCCTACGACTACCTGTTCCCCAAGTATCTCTATGACCACGCCTCGGGCGAACAGGTCTACTACGATCAGGTCGACCCCGAGACACAGGCCATCGTCTATGAAGAGGAGGTCGACGCGGTCACCGGCGAAGTGCTGCATATCGCTGTGCCCGGCGAGCCCGCGCCGAGCTTGGTGCTGGTTGGTCTCGATGCCTTTTCGGTGCTGTGCGTCTGTCTGCTTCTGCTGGTCGCGGGGCTTGAGGTTGATCTATCGATCGTGACCCGGCAGGGGAAGGCCGCGGGGTTTGTGAGTCTCACAGGGATGGTGGTGCCGTTCGCTTTTGGGTTTGCGCTGGCGCTCGCGGTGCCGGGATTGATCGGTTACGACTCCGATTCAGACAAGCTCATCCCCTTCGCCTTGTTCCTGGGCATCGCGATGTCGATCACCGCGCTGCCGGTGATCGCGAAGATCCTGCTCGATCTTAAGATGTTCCGCTCGGACATGGGCATGCTGATCATGTCGTCGGCGATGATCAACGACCTCTTGGGCTGGGTCGGGTTTGCGATTGTTTTGTCGCTCATCCTGCCGCCGGGCGAGTCGGCGATCCCGCTGCACTTTGTGATCCCCGCGACCCTGCTGTTTGTCGGGCTGATATTGACGGTGGGGCGCTGGCTTGCGGACCGGGCGATCCCGCTGGTGCAGGCGCATTCGTCATGGCCGGGCGGGATCCTTGGGTTTGTCTTTACGCTCGCGCTGCTGTGTGCGGCGTTGACGGAATGGATCGGGATCCACGCGATCTTCGGGGCGTTCTTGGCCGGTGTCGCGCTGGGCGATTCCAAGCACCTCAAGCCACAGACGCGCAAGACGATCGAGCAAATCGTCACCTACATCTTTGCCCCGATCTTTTTTGCGGGGGTGGCGTTGCGGGTTGACTTCTTGGCGAACTTCGACCTGGTCGCGGTGCTGTTGGTGCTATCGATCGCGATCGCCGGCAAGGCGGTGGGGTGCTACGCCGGCGCGAAGTGGGCCGGGATGTCGCGTCGGGAGAGCTGGGCGGTGGGGTTTGGGATGTCGGCCCGCGGGGCGATGGAGATCATCCTCGGCCAGATCGCGCTGAACTTCGGGCTGATCACCCAGGAGCTGTTTGTGGCGGTCGTTGTGATGGCGATCGTGACCAGTGTGATTGCCGGGCCTTTGATGCAGAAAGCACTCGGGCTCAAGCAGGATAAGCGGCTGCTGGATGTCTTGGGGAGTAAGCATTTCGCGGGCACGCTGAGTTCGGGTACGCGTGAGGCGGCGATCCGTGAGCTGTCGGCATTTGCGAGTGACACCGTCAAGCTGGACTCGGCCGTGATCGCCAAGGCCGTGATCGCGCGGGAAGCGCTGGTCTCGACCGGGCTGGCCAACGGCATTGCGGTGCCGCACGCCCGGCTCGCGGGTCTCGCCGAGCCGGCGGTGTTTGTCGGGATCAGCCCGCCGGGGATCGACTTTGAGGCCAGCGACGGCCAGCCGGCCGAGATCATCTGTCTCTTGCTGACACCCGCTGACGACCAGCGCAGCCAGATCGAGTTGTTGCGGATGGTGGCCGACGCGTTCCAGACCCGCGCGACCCGGCGCTCGGCGGTGGAGGCCCAGGGGTACACGCAGTTCCGCGCGGCGCTGACGATCGGCTCGTCGGATGCAGACGAGCATTAG
- a CDS encoding diguanylate cyclase yields the protein MMPGTTNPRASQTNDAAAQPSNRCVLVVRSDDLRDRVGAALLAAGLGEVAVESSPSYLSAMGRLVSVNPDVVIGPVSAMTGMVASTARALRKLSPHARLVVLAQPHEQQEADAALDAGFDQCLYEPAEATELLAAIEVAAAVDTTAPASPHLTNEALDAPEPSPTQTPADGTASAVALEAFPPVIGDAGELDDAFDLHDAPGAFGADDGTTVDTPDRSDADRDAEVPSGLNGSPDASSHAVPQDSRPPAEPAGQLGDVDLVESVLQGCGALPQQAEKLLVQQSGIVGVALAQSACEVAPGHAVVAVQCSGQQLGLLHAPPPTTAQQLEPWADWLARWLALEKHVAHLHQQAMTDELTGVWNRRYFQRFLQERLDAAARERQQVTLLVFDIDNFKQYNDNYGHPAGDAILQETARLIQSLVRDHDVVARIGGDEFAVVFWDKGEPRHLGSQHPDNVLGIARRFQKAISEHKFPKLGTEAEGTLTVSGGLAGFPWDGRTPEELIAQADAMAIQSKRKGKNAVCFGPGCAPFNNGNGNVQDTDGTPHA from the coding sequence ATGATGCCCGGTACCACGAACCCGAGAGCGTCGCAGACAAACGACGCGGCCGCCCAACCGTCGAACCGCTGCGTGCTGGTGGTACGCAGCGACGACCTGCGCGACCGCGTCGGCGCGGCGCTCTTAGCCGCCGGGCTCGGCGAAGTCGCCGTCGAGTCGTCGCCCAGCTACCTCTCCGCGATGGGCCGGCTTGTCAGCGTCAACCCCGACGTCGTCATCGGCCCGGTCTCCGCGATGACCGGCATGGTCGCGTCCACGGCCCGCGCGCTGCGCAAGCTCTCCCCACACGCCCGGCTCGTCGTCCTCGCCCAGCCCCACGAACAACAAGAGGCCGACGCCGCGCTCGACGCGGGCTTCGACCAATGCCTCTACGAACCGGCGGAGGCGACCGAACTTCTCGCCGCGATTGAGGTCGCTGCAGCGGTGGATACGACCGCACCGGCGTCGCCGCACTTGACCAACGAAGCGCTCGATGCGCCCGAGCCATCGCCCACTCAGACGCCCGCAGACGGGACCGCCTCGGCCGTCGCGCTCGAAGCGTTCCCGCCGGTCATCGGCGATGCAGGGGAGTTGGATGATGCCTTCGACCTCCACGATGCCCCCGGTGCTTTTGGTGCAGACGACGGAACAACCGTCGATACGCCAGACCGCTCGGACGCCGACCGCGACGCCGAGGTGCCATCAGGGCTGAATGGATCGCCCGATGCGTCCTCACACGCCGTGCCACAGGACAGCCGGCCCCCTGCGGAACCCGCCGGCCAACTGGGTGATGTCGACCTGGTCGAGTCCGTCTTGCAAGGCTGTGGCGCACTACCACAACAGGCCGAGAAACTGCTCGTGCAGCAGTCCGGCATCGTGGGCGTCGCGCTCGCGCAGTCGGCGTGCGAAGTTGCGCCCGGCCACGCCGTCGTCGCCGTGCAGTGCAGCGGCCAACAGCTCGGCCTGCTCCACGCCCCGCCGCCTACCACCGCGCAACAACTCGAGCCCTGGGCCGACTGGCTGGCGCGCTGGCTCGCGCTCGAGAAGCATGTCGCGCATCTCCACCAGCAGGCGATGACCGACGAGCTTACCGGCGTCTGGAACCGCCGATACTTCCAACGCTTCCTTCAGGAACGCCTCGACGCCGCAGCACGTGAACGCCAGCAGGTCACCCTCCTCGTCTTCGACATCGACAATTTCAAGCAGTACAACGACAACTACGGCCACCCGGCGGGCGACGCCATCCTCCAAGAAACTGCCCGGCTGATCCAGTCGCTCGTCCGTGACCACGACGTCGTCGCACGCATCGGCGGCGACGAGTTCGCCGTTGTCTTCTGGGACAAGGGCGAGCCCCGACACCTCGGCAGCCAGCACCCCGACAACGTCCTGGGCATCGCCCGACGTTTCCAGAAAGCCATCAGCGAACACAAGTTCCCCAAGCTCGGCACCGAGGCCGAGGGCACCCTTACCGTCAGCGGCGGGCTCGCCGGCTTCCCGTGGGACGGCCGCACGCCCGAAGAACTCATCGCCCAGGCCGACGCCATGGCCATCCAGTCCAAACGCAAAGGCAAGAACGCCGTCTGCTTCGGCCCAGGCTGCGCCCCTTTCAATAACGGGAACGGGAATGTTCAGGACACCGATGGCACCCCACACGCCTAA
- a CDS encoding DUF1801 domain-containing protein produces MQDEVDTLLSGSTDRVRAIALKLIDSVRKAVPKQAHVSVKPGWRCVAFGTGPKMGEMVCAVIPHKAHVNLQLMQGASLADPEGLLEGTGKAVRHVKICSEKEAAQRAVKDLVKAGFAFEAD; encoded by the coding sequence ATGCAGGACGAAGTCGACACGCTGCTGTCGGGGAGCACGGACAGAGTCCGCGCGATCGCGTTGAAGCTGATCGACTCCGTGCGGAAGGCCGTGCCCAAGCAGGCGCATGTCTCGGTCAAGCCCGGCTGGCGGTGCGTGGCCTTTGGCACCGGCCCGAAGATGGGGGAGATGGTCTGCGCGGTGATCCCGCACAAGGCGCATGTCAACCTTCAACTGATGCAGGGCGCATCGCTCGCCGACCCCGAGGGCTTGCTCGAAGGCACCGGCAAAGCGGTCCGGCACGTCAAAATCTGCAGCGAAAAGGAGGCCGCGCAGAGGGCGGTCAAGGACCTGGTCAAGGCGGGGTTTGCGTTCGAGGCCGATTAG
- the recA gene encoding recombinase RecA → MSRFGSKAKSKTLTKTVADVPAGAGTDDPARRRALDQALSQIDKAFGSGSIMKLDDDPTKILPGISTGAISLDLALGGRGIPKGRVVEIFGPESSGKTTLCLHLIASAQKEGGMAAFIDAEHALDPSWARKLGVNLEDLLVSQPDTGEQGLEICEMLVRSNAVDLIVVDSVAALIPRAEIEGEMGDSHVGLQARLMSQALRKLTGAINRSQCTVVFINQIREKIGVMFGNPETTPGGRALKFYSSVRIDIRRTASIKDGDRAVGNRTRARVVKNKVAPPFRQAEFDIMFDEGISASGDLIDLAVEEGVVQKSGAWFSFGEVRLGQGRENAKTFIRENEDLFAEIRQLVLEAMGVIKKDGEEADNAADQDGDSDDDADK, encoded by the coding sequence ATGTCCCGATTCGGTTCCAAAGCCAAGTCCAAGACCCTGACCAAGACCGTCGCCGATGTCCCCGCCGGGGCCGGCACCGACGACCCCGCCCGCCGGCGGGCGCTGGACCAGGCCCTGTCGCAGATCGACAAGGCCTTCGGCTCTGGGTCGATCATGAAGCTCGACGACGACCCGACCAAGATCCTCCCCGGCATCTCCACCGGCGCGATCTCGCTCGACCTCGCCCTGGGCGGCCGGGGCATCCCCAAGGGACGCGTCGTCGAGATCTTCGGCCCCGAGTCCTCCGGCAAAACCACCCTCTGCCTCCACCTCATCGCCAGCGCCCAGAAAGAGGGCGGCATGGCCGCGTTCATCGACGCCGAGCACGCCCTGGACCCGTCCTGGGCCCGCAAGCTCGGCGTCAACCTCGAAGACCTCCTAGTCAGCCAGCCCGACACCGGCGAGCAGGGGCTCGAGATCTGCGAGATGCTGGTCCGCTCCAACGCGGTGGACCTGATCGTCGTCGACTCGGTCGCCGCGCTGATCCCCCGCGCCGAGATCGAGGGCGAGATGGGCGACAGCCACGTCGGGCTCCAGGCCCGGCTCATGTCGCAGGCCCTCCGCAAGCTCACCGGCGCGATCAACCGCAGCCAGTGCACCGTCGTCTTCATCAACCAGATCCGCGAAAAGATCGGCGTCATGTTCGGCAACCCCGAGACCACCCCCGGCGGCCGGGCGCTGAAGTTCTACTCGTCCGTCCGCATCGACATCCGACGCACCGCCTCCATCAAGGACGGCGACCGCGCGGTCGGCAACCGCACCCGCGCACGCGTCGTGAAAAATAAAGTGGCGCCGCCGTTCAGACAGGCCGAGTTCGACATCATGTTCGACGAGGGCATCAGCGCCAGCGGCGACCTGATCGACCTCGCGGTCGAGGAGGGCGTTGTGCAGAAGTCCGGCGCATGGTTCAGCTTCGGCGAGGTCCGCCTGGGCCAGGGCCGGGAGAACGCCAAGACCTTCATCCGCGAGAACGAAGACCTCTTCGCCGAGATCCGCCAACTGGTCCTGGAAGCGATGGGCGTCATCAAGAAAGACGGCGAGGAAGCAGACAACGCGGCGGATCAAGACGGCGACAGCGACGACGACGCGGACAAGTAG
- a CDS encoding ABC-2 family transporter protein, with amino-acid sequence MTRYLRTLKLFWSASLAAEMEYRSNFVFAAMSSLASLAGTLFVLWSLMRSGYTMNGWPFDRALVVVGVYTVLDGVSQTLLSPNRQQISELVRDGTLDFILLKPMDSQFWLSTRKLSVWGLPNIVLGVALIVFAGLRLEPAAGVADFAMLLPPLVVGLAILYALGYLLSTLTIWFTKLYNITIAMQALLEAGRYPIPAYPTAHRIFFTFILPVAFMTTVPAQALMGEAAWGVLGAAVLTAAVLFIVSRGFWRYALRYYTSASS; translated from the coding sequence ATGACACGCTACCTGCGCACCTTGAAGCTCTTCTGGTCCGCCTCCCTCGCCGCCGAGATGGAGTACCGGTCCAACTTCGTCTTCGCCGCGATGTCGTCCCTCGCGTCGCTGGCCGGGACGCTGTTCGTCCTCTGGTCCCTCATGCGCTCCGGCTACACCATGAACGGCTGGCCGTTCGACCGCGCGCTCGTCGTCGTCGGCGTCTACACCGTCCTCGACGGCGTCTCGCAAACACTCCTCTCCCCCAACCGCCAGCAGATCTCCGAACTCGTCCGCGACGGCACGCTCGACTTCATCCTCCTCAAGCCCATGGACAGCCAGTTCTGGCTCAGCACCCGCAAGCTCTCGGTGTGGGGGCTGCCCAACATCGTCCTCGGGGTCGCACTCATCGTCTTCGCCGGGCTTCGCCTCGAACCCGCCGCGGGCGTCGCCGACTTCGCCATGCTGCTGCCCCCGCTCGTGGTTGGGCTCGCGATCCTTTATGCCCTGGGATACCTGCTCTCCACCCTCACCATCTGGTTCACCAAGCTCTACAACATCACCATCGCCATGCAGGCGCTCCTCGAGGCCGGGCGTTACCCCATCCCCGCCTACCCGACCGCGCACCGCATCTTCTTCACGTTCATCCTCCCCGTCGCGTTCATGACGACCGTCCCCGCGCAGGCCCTGATGGGCGAGGCCGCCTGGGGCGTGCTCGGCGCGGCCGTGCTGACGGCCGCAGTGTTATTCATCGTGTCGCGCGGGTTCTGGCGCTACGCCCTGCGCTACTACACCAGCGCGAGCAGTTGA
- a CDS encoding ABC-2 family transporter protein, translating to MTALTPRTLRVYLTAFYALMVEYRAEIFLWAIATSLPLIMMGVWIEAAGSGSFAGFTPLDAARYFIAVFVVRQITICWVIHDFEWLVVSGKLSPMLLHPIDPIYRFILMHLGEHGARAPFGLLLVVLCFVIVPDALLGNADQPGAWLPAWWRILIALVASYGAFLLRFIIQYTTALCAFWVERVSALDGINYLPYIFLSGLTVPIHLLPENVQTVILWTPFPYMLWFPAQLVAAPAEQITAAFVIRGFATLAGWGVAIFILNRWLWKRGLKHYSAMGA from the coding sequence ATGACCGCCCTCACCCCCCGCACCCTCCGTGTCTATCTCACCGCGTTCTACGCGCTGATGGTCGAGTACCGCGCGGAGATCTTCCTGTGGGCGATCGCAACATCCCTCCCGCTCATCATGATGGGCGTCTGGATCGAGGCGGCGGGCAGCGGTTCCTTTGCGGGGTTTACACCCCTGGACGCGGCGCGGTACTTCATCGCCGTGTTCGTCGTCCGCCAGATCACCATCTGCTGGGTCATCCACGACTTCGAGTGGCTCGTCGTCTCCGGCAAGCTCTCGCCCATGCTCCTGCACCCGATCGACCCGATCTACCGCTTCATCCTCATGCACCTGGGCGAGCACGGCGCACGCGCGCCCTTCGGCCTGTTGCTCGTCGTGCTTTGTTTCGTGATCGTCCCCGACGCGCTGCTGGGCAACGCCGACCAGCCCGGCGCATGGCTCCCCGCGTGGTGGCGCATCCTCATTGCCCTCGTCGCCAGCTACGGCGCGTTCCTCCTACGCTTCATCATCCAGTACACCACCGCCCTTTGCGCCTTCTGGGTCGAACGCGTCTCCGCCCTCGACGGCATCAACTACCTGCCCTACATCTTCCTCTCGGGCCTCACCGTCCCCATCCACCTGCTCCCCGAGAACGTGCAGACCGTCATCCTCTGGACCCCGTTCCCCTACATGCTCTGGTTCCCCGCACAACTCGTCGCGGCCCCGGCCGAGCAGATCACCGCGGCGTTTGTGATCCGCGGCTTCGCGACCTTGGCCGGGTGGGGCGTAGCGATCTTCATCCTCAACCGCTGGCTCTGGAAACGCGGGCTCAAGCACTACTCGGCGATGGGGGCTTAG